Part of the Longimicrobium sp. genome is shown below.
GCGCGCTCCAGCGTGGAGACCGCCGCCTGGAGCCCCTGCAGACCCTCCGCCGGGCTCTGCACTGTCACCGTCGCCGTCTGCGTGCCCACGCCGCCGTCGTTGTCGCGCACCGTCACCGTGACGGTGAACGTGCCCGCCGCGGAGTAGCTGTGCGAGAGGGCCAGGTTGCGCCCCGAGATGGCCAGCGCGTGCGTGCCGGTCCCGTCGCCGTAGTCCACCGTGGCGGTCCACTGGTCCGCGCCCGGATCGTCGAACGACGTGGACCCGGAGAACGTCTCACCCTGGAAGATCGTGCCACCGGCGAAGACGTGGACGCTCGGCGCCACGTTGCCCACCGTCACGGTGGCCGTCGCCTGGTCCGTCGCCCCGAAGGCGTCGGTCACCGTCACGGTGGCCGTGTAGCTGCCGTTGTCGGCGTACACGTGCGTCGGGTTGGCCCCGGTGCCCGTGGTGCCGTCGCCGAAGCTCCAGGAGTAGGTCAGCGCGTCGCCATCCGGATCCGACGACCCGGCGGCGTTGAACGAGATCACCGAGCCCTCGCTCCCCGCGTACCCGCTGCCGGCCGAGGCGGAGGGCGCGCCGTTCTGCACCACCACCTGCGCCGTCTTCGTGTCCGAGTCGCCGTCGTCGTCGCGCACCGTCACCGTGACGGTGTACGTGCCGAGCGTGGCGTAGCTGTGCGAGAGCGTGAACCCGCGGCCGCTGACGGCCACCGCCTGCACGCCGCTGCCGTCGCCGTAGTCGGCGGTCACGGTCCAGCTGTCGCTGCCCGGGTCCACGATGGTGCCGGCCGCCGTGTAGGCGACGTTGCGCGCCACCAGGCCGTCCGCGATCGCGCCGAGCGAAGGCGCCACGTTCACCACCGTCACCGAAGTGCTCGCCACGTCCTCGGCGCCCGACGGATCGCTCACCGTCACGCGGGCGATGTACGCGCCGTTGTCGGCGTAGACGTGCGACGGGTTCGCGCCGGTGCCCGTGGTGCCGTCACCGAACTCCCAGGCGTAGGTGAGCGCGTCGCCGTCCGGATCGGTGGAGCCGTTGGCGCTCAGGCTGATGGCCGAGCCCTCGGCGCCCAGGTACGGCCCGTCGACGTGCGCCACCGGGGCGCGCGTTCCGCTCTCAACCACCCGCTCGATGCGGTCCGGCAGCGCGGCCAGGATGTCGTAGCCGCTGATCGCCTCCACCGCGTCCACCGTCGTCTTGTACGTCTCCCACTGCACGTTGCGGATCCCCGCGTCGTTGGGCAGGATGGCGGCGATCACCTCCACGTCGTCGTAGCTGTCGACGTTCGCCAGGCCCTGGTCGCGGTTCATCACCACGGCCACCTTCCACACCTGCGCCGGGATCACGATGCGGCCCTCGTTCTTCAGCGTCCCCTTGCTGCCGGCGACGCCCGCGATCACGAACACTTCCTTGTTGTCGCGCCGGGCCAGGTCGCCCAGGTAGTTCTCCATCAGCGCCCACGGCCCCTGGTTGTTGTCGGCGGCCTGCGGGATGATGTTGCTGAAGTAGTACGTGTGCGCGTTGTCGAAGCTCCCGGCCGTGCGGTCGAACGAGCGGGCAAGGTGGCCGCGGTCGATGCCGTACCCGTGGAACGTGCCCGCGCCGGTGTACGCCGCCGTGGTGTAGCGCGGGAAGTCGGCCGGCAGAATGCCGTCGTAGGTGAAGCAGTCGCAGCGGTCCTCGGCGCCGAAGTGCGTGGCGTCGATGTTGTAGCTCACCCAGTTGGGGGTGTTGCGGTTCTTGTTGAACGACGAGGTGAACTGCGCGTAGCGAATGAGGTAGTCGTCGCTCGCGTCCGCGTCCGTCGGCTCGCCGAACTCGGTGTTGTGGCCGTACTGCGCCGTCTGGCTCGCCGTCGCCACGTGCATGGGCAGCGAATAGGTGGCCGTGGTGCCGTCCGTCGCCGTGGCGCGGAAGGTGGCCGTGCCCGCCGAGACCGCCGTGATCACGCCGTCCTGGTCCACCGTGGCGATCAGCGGGGTCTCGGAAGTCCACGCGAAGACGGTGGGGATGGTCGCGCCCGTGCCCGCGTCGCGCAGCGTGGCGAACAGCTGGTCCTGCATGCCGATCGGCAGCGCCGGGTCCGTGGTCGGGTGACGGCCGGTGAAGGTGATCCCCGTCTGCGGAAGGGGCGGCGTGGCCGGGTTGCAGGCGCCGAACGTGCTGGCGCTGGGCCCGTACCAGGTGCCGTTGCCGGCGCGCTGCAGCGAGCGGCCCGCGGCGGACGTGCCCGTCTCGGCGACGCCCACGTCGGTCGAGGTCATCCCGGCGGCCGGCCCGTTGGTGGCGGTGAAGCTACCCTCGTAGGAAAGGAACTCGACCACGGTGCCGCCGGCGTTCACCAGCGCGAAGCCGTCCTTGTCGCCGTTCTGCAGCCCCGCCGCCGGAAACGAGAGCACGCCGTGCGTGCCGCACGTGGAGGGGAGGGTGCCCGAAAGGACGATGGTGGAGTACGACTGACCCTGCGTGGCCGAACCGGTCGAGCCGCTGTAGAGCACCAGGCTCCACCCGGCGAGCGAGCCGCCGGCGTCGCCCTCGATCTCGACCGCCTCGCCCGTGTCCGTGCCGTCGTTGTCGTAGTGGAACTCGGAGATGCGCACGTTGCTCGCCGAGCCGCTGGCGGCGCTCACCGTGATGGTGGCGCTGCCGGACACGTTGTTCGGCGTGGTGGCGGTGATCGTCGCCGTACCCGGAGCGACGGCGGTGACGATGCCGGCCGAGCTGACCGTGGCGACCGCGGCGTTGCTGGTCGTCCAGGTGAACGTCGTGCCGGCGACCGGATTGCCGGAGTCGTCCTTGCCCGTCGCCACCAGCTCCTGCTGCGTGCCGACGGTGATTGCGGCGTCGGTCGGCGCGATGGTGACGGTCACCACCGGGCGCGCCGGCACCGCCTGGCAGGTCCGCGTGGCCGAAGCCGAGTTGCGCGGGGCGGCGGCAACCGCCACGAAATCCGCGGAGTTGACGTCCGTATCCGTGCAGCCGTCGGCCTTGCGGAGATTCGAGTTGGCGTTGCTCGGCGCCGGAGCGGCCCCGGAGCCCTCGAAGCAGTTCGCGGCGCCGCTGCCGATGAAGTCGATCACGCTGGGTCCGAGCGGGCAGCTGCCGGTGAGCGCGGTAATGCTGCTCACGAGCGCGACCTTGCTGCCGGTGGCGCCCATCGGAATGGTGCCGACCACGTTGGCCGCGGGAAGCGCCGTGGTGCCGCCGGTGCCCGCCGCTTCCTGCACCAGGAAGTAGCCGCCGGGGGCGATGGTGCCCGAGAGCGCCGTCACCTGCCAGCTGGTGCCCGTGGTGCTGGCGTACTGCACCGACCAGCCGGCCAGCGAGACCGGTGACGCGCTGGAGTTGAAGAGCTCGATGAAGTCGTTCTTGTAGACCGAGCCGCTGTTCCCGCCCCCTCCGTACACCTGGCTGATGACGACGCCGCCCGTCGAAGCGGTGGTGAGCCGCAGCTCGCCCGGCGTCGGGGCGAGCATGTTTCCATCAGAGCACGACACCAGCGTAGCAGCCAGCACCATCGCACCTGCGGCCCGAAGCAACTTCGTCAGCATGACAGCTCGCGGTAAGGGATTTCGGAGAGACTTCCGCGTGGGTGCGGAAGGAACGGCGGGACCTGCGGGAAAAAGCAACGGGTCGGTTCAGCCTGGAGGCCTCCCCGATCCGCGCGCACAACGATATACCGTTTCCCGCATACTGGCAACGAACAGATGTAACAATATGCTAACAAACGGGTTGTATGTCAATCGGACGGGGTTGCGGAGGGGGGCTGGGGCGCGAGTGCCACACTATTCCGATGCAACGGAGTACAACAGCGCCTCACACAGAGCCACAGAGGGGGGACGGCAAGAGGAACCGAAAGTAGTTCCTCCGCGGCTTGCGGTTTCTCTCTGTGACCTCTGTGTGACGCTTTTTCAATCGCCGCGGTACACGCACCCGGAGGTGCACGTCTCCCGCACCGCCACCTTGCTGAGGCCGGGCAGCGCGGGATGAAGGCGCGCCCAGATCTACCGCGCGAGGTTCTCGCTGGTGGGGTTCTCCAGCCCCTCGATGTCGTTGAGGTAATTGTGGTCCAGCACGTCGTACAGCGGGCGGAAGGCGCGCTTGAGCCCCGCGAAGTCCATCACCCACCCCGCGTGCGGATCCACCGGGCCGCTCACGTACAGCTTCACGCGGAAGGAGTGGCCGTGCAGCCGCGCGCACTTGTGCCCCTCCGGAACGTTGGGTAGCCGGTGCGCCGCCTCGAAGGTGAACTCCTTGAAGATCTCCATGCCGCCTCGCGCTCCAATACGAAAAAGGGCCCACCACGACGATGGACCCCGGCCCGATCCAGACCTTCGCCCGCGAATCTACACCGCGCCCCCGCCGCCCGTCCAGAGCGTCAGGAGCCTGCGGCCGCGGTCCCCGCCTAAGCGACGAGATGGTACGCGAGCAATCCGCCGATCCCCAGCAGCACGGCTCCGGGCACGACGAAGATCCGCGCATCTTCGGGTGTGACCCTCGCCATGCTCCGCAATCCCGCCTGCGGATGGACGAACGCGACCACGCTCTTCGCCACCTGCGCCCACCCCAGCAAGGTGAGCACGGCGGGGATTCCCACCCAAACGTTGTGGAATCCCACGATCAACGACCCGAACGACAGGCTCAAAAAGCCGTTCGCGAAGCTCCCCGCCGCGCCCTTTGCGCGTAGCCAAACGAAGAACTCCGCCCACGCGCGCGGCTGCACCACGTGCGACAGCCCGATCACGATGCAGTTGATCGCCGCGACGTACTCGATTGCGCGTTCCATGACTGCTCCATCCAAGACTGTGCGCTCGACGCAGTTCGCTAGTTTAGAAACATCGACACTATAATTTAGATCTATCTAAAAATCAACTCCAGGAAGGAGCTACGGCCGAGCAGCACGTCGCGAGGAAGCCACAGAGACACTGAGGTTTCGTTCAGTGCCTCTATGCAGTCTATTCTCGATTGTTCGTCGCCCGGTCCACCCGCGCCTACGCTCCCGTGGTCACCTCCTCGTACGCCACGCTGATCGGGTCGCGCGCGCCCGCCTGCCCAAACGGCCCCCACGCCTCGAAGCCGGGGAGCGCCGCGCGCATCGCCAGGATCTCCTCGCGCGAGCGCCCCGCCGCCACGTGCCGCTCCACGAACGCGAGCACCGCCTGCAGGTAGTCGCGGAACTGCAGCAGCTCGGCCCCGCTCCCGGTGACCGGCAGCCCTTCCTTGGCGTGGCCGAAGATGTAGATGGTGTCGCGCGCGTGCGAGTCCACAACCTCGCGCAGCAGCCGCGCCCAGTTGCGCATCGAGGCGCCGGCCGCGCGGTCCACCACGGGGTGGCGCCGGTGGAAGCCGAGATCGCCCACGTGCACCACGTTCGCGCGCTCGAAGGTGATGACTGCGTCGCCGCTCGTGTGCCCGCGCCCGTAGTGCCGCGCCACGATGCGCTCGTCGCCGACCGCGGTGGACCACGTGTGCGAAAAGATGGTGTCCGGGTAAAGCGGCGGTGGAGGGGCCGGCTGGGCTGGCGGCTGCTGCGCGGGCTGCGCCTGCTGCGGCGGCTGCGGCGGCTGCGGCGGCTGCGGGGCGCGCCGCATATGCTGGTCCGCCATCCCGTGCGCCACCACCCGCCGCGCCACACCGCGAAACACACCGTTGCCGCCCGTGTGGTCCCCGTGGTGATGCGTGTTGATCAGCACGTCCACGCCCCGGTTGCGCGACCGCTCCTGCAGCCCCGCCAGCAGCGCCCGCGCCTCCGCCGGGAACTGCGTGTCCACCACCGCGACGCCGCGCGGGTTCACGAGCCACCCCACGGTCCCTCCGCGCATCGTAAACGTGCCGACGTTGCGCCGAATCGGCGTGAACACCGGCTGCTGCGCCGCCTGCGCCAGCAGGCGAAACGGGTGCCCAGCGAAGGCGCCGAGCGTGACTGCGGAGGTGGCGAGGAAGTCGCGGCGGGTGAGAGACATCGAGCGCTCCTGTGTTGGCTGGGGTTCGCGGGCGTGACTGTGCGCACCCGCACGCTGCGCGCCGCTTCGTCTAACAAGAATCAGTTCCGCATTCACGACCCCAGCCGCGTGCCACAAAAAGCCCGCGGAGCGGCAAAGTGCCGTCCCGCGGGCTGTCCTGTGAAAATGGAGCGTATCGGGATCGAACCGATGACCTCCGCATTGCAAATGCGGCGCTCTCCCATCTGAGCTAACGCCCCCTACAGACCGAGAAAGATACATAGGTCCGCTTCAGTATTCAAGGCACGGCAGCCCGCTTCCGGCGCTACGGGGTATTCCGATTTATGGAACGGCGATCATACAACCTTCTTCCAGCGGGGCAGGTCAGATGTGGAGCGAATGGGGCCGTACCACCCGGTTCCTCAACAGT
Proteins encoded:
- a CDS encoding PKD domain-containing protein translates to MLTKLLRAAGAMVLAATLVSCSDGNMLAPTPGELRLTTASTGGVVISQVYGGGGNSGSVYKNDFIELFNSSASPVSLAGWSVQYASTTGTSWQVTALSGTIAPGGYFLVQEAAGTGGTTALPAANVVGTIPMGATGSKVALVSSITALTGSCPLGPSVIDFIGSGAANCFEGSGAAPAPSNANSNLRKADGCTDTDVNSADFVAVAAAPRNSASATRTCQAVPARPVVTVTIAPTDAAITVGTQQELVATGKDDSGNPVAGTTFTWTTSNAAVATVSSAGIVTAVAPGTATITATTPNNVSGSATITVSAASGSASNVRISEFHYDNDGTDTGEAVEIEGDAGGSLAGWSLVLYSGSTGSATQGQSYSTIVLSGTLPSTCGTHGVLSFPAAGLQNGDKDGFALVNAGGTVVEFLSYEGSFTATNGPAAGMTSTDVGVAETGTSAAGRSLQRAGNGTWYGPSASTFGACNPATPPLPQTGITFTGRHPTTDPALPIGMQDQLFATLRDAGTGATIPTVFAWTSETPLIATVDQDGVITAVSAGTATFRATATDGTTATYSLPMHVATASQTAQYGHNTEFGEPTDADASDDYLIRYAQFTSSFNKNRNTPNWVSYNIDATHFGAEDRCDCFTYDGILPADFPRYTTAAYTGAGTFHGYGIDRGHLARSFDRTAGSFDNAHTYYFSNIIPQAADNNQGPWALMENYLGDLARRDNKEVFVIAGVAGSKGTLKNEGRIVIPAQVWKVAVVMNRDQGLANVDSYDDVEVIAAILPNDAGIRNVQWETYKTTVDAVEAISGYDILAALPDRIERVVESGTRAPVAHVDGPYLGAEGSAISLSANGSTDPDGDALTYAWEFGDGTTGTGANPSHVYADNGAYIARVTVSDPSGAEDVASTSVTVVNVAPSLGAIADGLVARNVAYTAAGTIVDPGSDSWTVTADYGDGSGVQAVAVSGRGFTLSHSYATLGTYTVTVTVRDDDGDSDTKTAQVVVQNGAPSASAGSGYAGSEGSVISFNAAGSSDPDGDALTYSWSFGDGTTGTGANPTHVYADNGSYTATVTVTDAFGATDQATATVTVGNVAPSVHVFAGGTIFQGETFSGSTSFDDPGADQWTATVDYGDGTGTHALAISGRNLALSHSYSAAGTFTVTVTVRDNDGGVGTQTATVTVQSPAEGLQGLQAAVSTLERAGSLTSGNAQALLAKLRAADASLARGDETPAVNQLQAFVNQVNALVRSDRLTQAQADAMTAAARRIIRSIQM
- a CDS encoding MBL fold metallo-hydrolase; this translates as MSLTRRDFLATSAVTLGAFAGHPFRLLAQAAQQPVFTPIRRNVGTFTMRGGTVGWLVNPRGVAVVDTQFPAEARALLAGLQERSRNRGVDVLINTHHHGDHTGGNGVFRGVARRVVAHGMADQHMRRAPQPPQPPQPPQQAQPAQQPPAQPAPPPPLYPDTIFSHTWSTAVGDERIVARHYGRGHTSGDAVITFERANVVHVGDLGFHRRHPVVDRAAGASMRNWARLLREVVDSHARDTIYIFGHAKEGLPVTGSGAELLQFRDYLQAVLAFVERHVAAGRSREEILAMRAALPGFEAWGPFGQAGARDPISVAYEEVTTGA